Below is a genomic region from Prevotella melaninogenica.
AACGAATGTTGATGTGATATAGGTTATCTTTCTCATACGTTATGATTTAGTTTTATTGATACATATTGATGCTGTCAATAATCTGATAAACTTCTTCATCAGTCATTGTCGGATTGCAAGGGAGGGAGAGTTCTTGGTGATGGATGAACTCTGTAATAGGATAATGTTGCTCGTTCCATTCTTTATAAGCCTCTTGCTGATGTGGTGGAATGGGGTAGTGTATCATCGTTTCAATACCATTATCTTTGAGATATTGTTGCAAACGATTACGAGATGGACAGAGAATAGGGAATATGTGATAAACATTATCTCTGTCATTATCCTTTATCAATCTTATTTGTGGGTTGTTAATGCCCTCTAAGTATGCTTTAGCAATCTGCTTTCTACGTTGGTTTTCTTTATCAAGATAGGGAAGTTTTACATTGAGAACGGCAGCTTGAATTTCATCCATACGGCTATTCTTTCCCTTGAAGGAAAACTCATATTTGCGTGTAGATCCATAGTTGGCAAGGCTACGAATAGTCTGTGCCAACTGTTCATTATCGGTTGTCACAGCTCCAGCATCACCTAAGGCACCAAGATTCTTGCCTGGATAAAAGCTATGTGCGGCTGCATTTCCAAGACTTCCTGTACGTTTGTTACCAAAGTGACAGCCGTGCGCTTGCGCATTATCTTCAAGCAGTAAGAGGTTATGGTGTTTACAAATGTCGCCAATGAAAGGCATATAGGCACATCTTCCATAAAGGTGTACAAGCATAATGGCACGTGTACGAGAGGTGATAGCTTGTTCAATCTGTTTCTCATCAATCTCTAAAGTGTTGATATCCGGTTCTACAAGGATAGGGGTAAGGTGGTTTTCGGTGATGGAAAGGATAGTTGCTATATATGTATTGGCTGGAACTATAACCTCATCACCTTCTTTGAGAAGTCCTAACTCTATATAGGCACGGAAGATAAGACAGAGTGCATCAAGCCCATTACCACATGTTACACAGTACTTTGTACCAATGTATTGTGCATAATTCTTTTCAAATAAAGCTATATGCTCCCCCTGCAGATACCAGCCAGAACGTAGTACCTGATTAACAGCTGTAGTAATCTCTGATTCATGTAATGCTGTTATTTTTGAAGTGAGAGATAGTTTATCATGTTTATTCTTTAATGAAGTAGGTTGAGTATGGTCGGGATCTTTATATTACTCTATGATAGTATCTGTTTCCCACTCATAACAGTCATAGCATACACCTCGTCCTCCAAAGCCTTCTTTTTGGAAAATAAGCGTTGTGTTTAGAATCTTTCCTTCCTCTTCTGTGCTTTTACCAAAGTCAAAGAAGCCCTTATGATTGGCATATACATTATTAAGAATATAGTCAAAGAGAAGATCGATAGCCCCAAGCCTTTTCCCTTCTGGAGATGCTGAGATATACTGTGAATGAACGACTCGTGGCATTTCATAGATGATAGTACCCCCAATAGCTATCCCTTTGTCATTATATGCCATGAATAGTCTAATCGAGTTAGGGAACCGACTGTGGAGTAAAGTTAACTCTTCAAGGGAGTGTACAGGGTGAGTAGCATACTTATTGGTGAGGTTCTTATCGAGAATATCCCAAAAAGTTGCAAGGTCTTGACTCTCCCGAACTGTCACACCAGCACGTTTGGCCTTCCTAACTCCACTTCGACGACTCTCATTGAACTTTATACGTGAATCGAAAGGAATAGTACTTGATATGTCACGAGCCGTTAGTTGTGCATGACAAATATATGTTAGCGCATAGAGATCTTCCTCGGCAGGATGACAATGGTATATCCATGGCGTAGGTTTATAGATAACTCTTTTTACTCCAAAATGGTAAAGATATTCATTAATCTTTATGAATACCTCGCAAATCTCTGCTGTAGTAGCCTGTTTCTTTGTTATAAGTCCACCGTAAGTTAATCCTTGATGAGAGTAAAGTGTGTCGCCTAAACGATTAGCAGGTAAGAGTGCATAGAGCTGCCCTTTTCGATAAATCATCAGCGAAGCATCCTGAAATCTATCGGCATGATAATCCATATAAGAACGATTGAAGAGGAATGTTCCTTGTCGTGAATCCTCAATAAACCCGTTCCACTCTTGTACTTGTTCTTGCGTGTATTGCTTTACTTCAAACATTATATTTTAGAATTGCATAAAAGAAGATACTCTAAACGGTCTTCTTTTATCCTTTTATATCTAATCTATGGTTTTACTTTTATCCTTTCTTAGAACACTTATAGTTAAGAAACTCTGTGTATTCACGGATATAATCATCCTCTTCGAAAGGATCTTCTGCCAAAACAAGGCATACGGCTCCTGATGAAAAATCATCGAGCGTACGCCATGTATCAGTCTCAACTAAGAGTCCTTGATAAGGATGATTCAAGAGGAAAGATTGCTTATCACGCCCATTATCGAGGGTAACCGTGAAGGAACCGCTAACGGCAATGATGAATTCTCGGCAATGTTTATGGGTATGACCACCACGGCAAGCACCTGAAGGTACATCGTATGTCCAATAAACACGAGAAATGTTGAAAGGAATATCTTTCATTCCCTCAGCAATAGAGAGGTTACCACGTGGGTCCACCATCTTTTGTAAGGAGATAATCTTTCCTATTGAAGCTTCTGTTTTTTCCATTCTTACAGCCTTTAGACTATTCAGTCTTTATTTCTTCATATAGGGATCAGTACCCAACACGGTTGCGGCAACACGCTTAGTTTTATCACGAAGTGCATCCATATCTGTTCCTACTTCTCCATAACAGAGTGCTACACCCATACGACGACCCACGTGAGCAATTGGTTTACCGAAGATACGTAGGCATGTTCTATCTTCGTTGCAAGCATCTAATAGGTTGTATGATAAAGGTTTGTCAGTCTCAATAGGAGAAAGAATTACAGCAGAACAACCTGCATGTTCAAGGTGGATAGCAGGGATTGGGAGTCCCATTACAGCACGGAAATGAAGTTCAAACTCGCTGAAGTTAGTGGTATGTGCCAATGTGACCATACCTGTATCATGTGGACGAGGTGATAATTCAGAGAAGATAACTTCTCCTTTCTTTGTCAAGAAGAATTCTACTCCCCAAATACCACATCCTGTTAGTGCGCGTGTTACTTCATTGGCAATATGTTCTGCCTGTCGTAATGATTCTTCAGAGATAGCGTATGGTTGCCAACTTTCACGGTAATCACCCCCTTTCTGTATGTGTCCGATTGGTGGGCAAAAGAGGGTAGGACCATTCTTCTGTGTCACTGTAAGTAGCGTGAACTCACTCTCAAACTGAATAAACTCTTCAATAATAACTTCTTTTACATCGCCACGTGCGCCATCCATAGCATTATGAAAAGCTTTTTCAAGTTCTTCATCATTGTGAACATAGCTCTGACCGTGTCCACTTGAACTCATTAAAGGCTTAACAACACATGGGAAACCAATCTCGTCAGCAGCAGCTTTGAACTCATCATATGTCTTTGCATAGAAGTATTTGGCTGTTCTTAAACCCAAGTCACGTGCTGCAAGGTCGCGTATGGCACGACGATTCATGGTGAAGTTTACTGCGCGTGCTGATGGAGCAACTTGTATTCCACGTTCTTCATAATCAAACAAACGTTCAGTTCTGATTGCTTCAATCTCTGGAATGATTAGGTCA
It encodes:
- a CDS encoding GNAT family N-acetyltransferase, giving the protein MFEVKQYTQEQVQEWNGFIEDSRQGTFLFNRSYMDYHADRFQDASLMIYRKGQLYALLPANRLGDTLYSHQGLTYGGLITKKQATTAEICEVFIKINEYLYHFGVKRVIYKPTPWIYHCHPAEEDLYALTYICHAQLTARDISSTIPFDSRIKFNESRRSGVRKAKRAGVTVRESQDLATFWDILDKNLTNKYATHPVHSLEELTLLHSRFPNSIRLFMAYNDKGIAIGGTIIYEMPRVVHSQYISASPEGKRLGAIDLLFDYILNNVYANHKGFFDFGKSTEEEGKILNTTLIFQKEGFGGRGVCYDCYEWETDTIIE
- a CDS encoding sugar 3,4-ketoisomerase; this translates as MEKTEASIGKIISLQKMVDPRGNLSIAEGMKDIPFNISRVYWTYDVPSGACRGGHTHKHCREFIIAVSGSFTVTLDNGRDKQSFLLNHPYQGLLVETDTWRTLDDFSSGAVCLVLAEDPFEEDDYIREYTEFLNYKCSKKG
- the purT gene encoding formate-dependent phosphoribosylglycinamide formyltransferase: MKKILLLGSGELGKEFVIAAKRTGQYVIACDSYENAPAMQVADESEVIDMLDGNALDAVVDKHKPDLIIPEIEAIRTERLFDYEERGIQVAPSARAVNFTMNRRAIRDLAARDLGLRTAKYFYAKTYDEFKAAADEIGFPCVVKPLMSSSGHGQSYVHNDEELEKAFHNAMDGARGDVKEVIIEEFIQFESEFTLLTVTQKNGPTLFCPPIGHIQKGGDYRESWQPYAISEESLRQAEHIANEVTRALTGCGIWGVEFFLTKKGEVIFSELSPRPHDTGMVTLAHTTNFSEFELHFRAVMGLPIPAIHLEHAGCSAVILSPIETDKPLSYNLLDACNEDRTCLRIFGKPIAHVGRRMGVALCYGEVGTDMDALRDKTKRVAATVLGTDPYMKK